From a single Deltaproteobacteria bacterium genomic region:
- a CDS encoding transposase, protein MEGINNKIKVIKRRAYGFHDTEYFCLVIKDAFASTN, encoded by the coding sequence ATGGAAGGGATCAATAACAAGATCAAGGTGATTAAACGCAGGGCGTACGGTTTTCATGACACCGAATATTTCTGCCTGGTGATAAAAGATGCATTCGCTTC